In Zonotrichia leucophrys gambelii isolate GWCS_2022_RI chromosome 6, RI_Zleu_2.0, whole genome shotgun sequence, one genomic interval encodes:
- the SFTPD gene encoding pulmonary surfactant-associated protein D: MLSYSSYTLIALATLLVTCHASSKCPEISGLPGIPGRNGLKGLPDSLASKFALANLKHRLFQLEAALALNGKIRKVGEKILASNGKKADFVSALQSCEEVGGTLAAPKNEEENKAIMDIVKQYNQYAYLGIRKGETSGQVKYLNGMPLSYSNWHQHEPNGKGTEKCVEMYTDGTWNDKKCNMYRLTICEF, encoded by the exons ATGTTGTCTTACTCATCCTACACCCTCATAGCACTGGCTACTTTGTTAGTGACTTGCCATGCATCGAGTAAATGCCCAGAAATTTCTGGGCTGCCTGGTATCCCTGGAAGGAATGGTCTGAAAG GTCTGCCTGATTCTCTGGCCAGCAAATTTGCTTTAGCAAATTTGAAGCACCGACTTTTCCAACTTGAGGCTG CACTTGCTTTGAAtgggaaaataagaaaagtaGGAGAGAAAATACTTGCTAGCAATGGGAAGAAAGCTGACTTTGTATCTGCACTACAATCCTGTGAAGAGGTTGGAGGAACTCTTGCAGCCCCCAAGAATGAGGAGGAGAATAAAGCTATTATGGACATTGTGAAGCAGTATAACCAATATGCTTACCTGGGCATTAGAAAGGGGGAGACCTCAGGTCAGGTTAAGTATTTAAATGGCATGCCTCTGAGTTACAGCAACTGGCACCAGCATGAGCCCAATGGCAAAGGGACAGAGAAATGTGTGGAGATGTACACTGATGGCACCTGGAATGACAAAAAATGCAATATGTACCGTCTCACAATCTGTGAATTTTAG